A part of Deltaproteobacteria bacterium genomic DNA contains:
- a CDS encoding radical SAM protein, with amino-acid sequence MGECKICNASSRYISQELAVCLACIRDKPADALKVAAQAHMKSRMAFGLPVCRSDDPDGIPCNLCVNECRIPDGGIGYCGLRRNAGGKLTGVTKEEGKLSWYHDPLPTNCVADWVCPGGIGSGYPEYAHVKGPEYGYRNLAVFFHACSFNCLFCQNWHYRKETLRPSLSPSESLISAVDSRTSCICYFGGDPAPQLPFSLNVSKCVREKNKGNIMRICWETNGSMQEGLLDEMVETALSSGGCIKFDLKAWNEDLHIALTGVTNKRTLKNFQRVGGKIHLRPSPPLLIASTLLVPGYIDEEEVRQIARFIYSLCPDIPFSLLAFYPHFYMSDLLLTPKSFAYKCLEIARKEGLNNVRLGNIHLLK; translated from the coding sequence ATGGGGGAATGTAAAATATGTAATGCCTCATCACGTTATATTTCACAGGAACTCGCGGTATGCCTCGCATGTATAAGGGATAAACCTGCAGATGCCTTAAAAGTTGCAGCACAGGCACATATGAAAAGCAGGATGGCCTTTGGACTCCCTGTATGCAGATCTGACGACCCCGACGGTATTCCGTGCAACCTCTGTGTCAATGAGTGCAGGATTCCTGATGGTGGAATCGGATACTGCGGACTGAGAAGAAATGCCGGAGGGAAACTTACAGGGGTGACAAAAGAGGAGGGGAAGCTCTCATGGTACCACGACCCCCTTCCTACGAACTGTGTTGCAGACTGGGTTTGTCCCGGAGGGATCGGCTCAGGCTACCCTGAGTATGCCCACGTAAAGGGCCCTGAATACGGTTACAGAAACCTTGCGGTATTTTTTCACGCATGTTCCTTTAACTGTCTCTTTTGCCAGAACTGGCATTACAGGAAAGAAACCTTACGACCTTCTCTATCCCCTTCTGAAAGCCTCATATCAGCCGTCGACAGCCGGACTTCCTGTATCTGCTATTTCGGCGGTGATCCCGCCCCACAGCTTCCGTTTTCGCTCAATGTCTCAAAGTGTGTCCGTGAAAAAAACAAGGGGAATATCATGAGGATATGCTGGGAAACGAACGGTTCCATGCAGGAAGGACTCCTCGACGAAATGGTGGAGACTGCCCTTTCTTCCGGTGGATGTATAAAGTTCGACCTTAAGGCGTGGAACGAAGACCTTCATATTGCCTTAACAGGTGTGACAAATAAGAGAACCCTGAAAAATTTTCAAAGGGTTGGCGGGAAGATTCACCTCAGACCTTCACCTCCCCTGCTCATCGCGAGTACGCTCCTTGTGCCAGGGTACATTGACGAAGAGGAGGTAAGGCAGATTGCACGGTTTATCTATTCCCTGTGTCCCGATATTCCTTTCAGCCTGCTTGCTTTTTATCCCCATTTTTATATGTCTGATCTGCTGTTGACCCCAAAATCTTTCGCATACAAGTGTCTTGAAATCGCCCGGAAAGAAGGGCTGAACAATGTAAGGCTGGGGAATATCCATCTTCTTAAATAG
- a CDS encoding DUF72 domain-containing protein, giving the protein MFEINIGCSGFHYTGWRGTFYPDDLPQKKWFEYYCATFSTVELNVTFYRLPLSKTFEKWYRETPHDFAFSLKGSRFISHIKRLLDPEESLDLFFERSSPLKEKLKIVLWQFSPGFTVNIERLKRFLELLCRYPARNTLEFRNQGWMTEEVFDLCSTHNVGLCMADWPAFINDLPVTSDFVYVRRHGLEGNYATCYSETALKKDAGKIKNYMGDGKDVYVYFNNDAYGYAPRNAKELKEMIKADGQV; this is encoded by the coding sequence ATGTTTGAGATAAATATCGGGTGCAGCGGTTTTCATTACACGGGGTGGAGAGGCACTTTCTATCCTGACGATCTCCCTCAGAAGAAGTGGTTCGAATATTACTGTGCCACTTTCTCAACGGTTGAACTGAACGTAACCTTTTACAGACTTCCCCTTTCAAAGACCTTTGAGAAATGGTATAGAGAAACGCCTCATGATTTTGCCTTTTCGCTGAAGGGGAGCCGTTTTATCTCACACATAAAGAGGCTTCTTGACCCCGAAGAATCCCTGGATCTCTTTTTTGAACGATCGTCGCCGTTAAAAGAGAAGCTGAAGATCGTCCTCTGGCAGTTTTCCCCTGGTTTTACCGTGAACATTGAGAGACTGAAAAGATTCTTAGAGTTGCTCTGCCGTTATCCGGCGAGAAATACCCTTGAATTCAGGAACCAAGGCTGGATGACAGAGGAGGTATTTGACCTCTGCAGCACCCACAATGTGGGTCTCTGCATGGCCGACTGGCCTGCGTTCATCAACGACCTTCCCGTTACCTCCGATTTCGTATATGTAAGAAGGCATGGCCTTGAAGGAAACTATGCTACATGCTATTCAGAAACTGCACTTAAAAAGGACGCGGGGAAAATAAAGAATTATATGGGGGATGGAAAGGATGTGTATGTCTATTTTAACAATGATGCCTATGGGTATGCACCGAGAAATGCAAAAGAGCTGAAGGAGATGATCAAAGCGGACGGGCAGGTGTGA